A region of the Variovorax sp. 54 genome:
GACGCGGCCGGTTGTTCCGACTGGTTGAACACCGACGTGAAGTGTGAATCTTTCAGCGGATTCTCCGAGCCGCTGTTGATCGCGTCCGCCGCGAACGGCAGCACCGGCGACACCGGCGACAGCACGTAGTCGAAGGGCTGCGTGGCCGCCACGGTGGCCGCGCGCAGCGCCTGCATGCGCGTGAAGGCACGGAAGGTGTCTTCGGGCGTGAGCGAGGCCGCGAACTCTGCCGCCTGATGGATGTAGCCGGCCGCGAGCTTCGCGCGCTCCGGCGGCATCGTGGCCAGGTCGACGCGGCAGCGCATCGTGAAGAAGTGGGCCATGCCCATGCGCATGTCCAGCGTGCTCCAGTCGGCCAGCGGCTCGACGATGGCGCCGGCCTGCTCGAACAGGCGCGCCGCGGCCAGCACGGCCTCTTTCACTTCCGCATCGATGGGCCAGACGCCCATGGTCTCTGTCCACAGGCCGATGCGCAGGCCCTTCACATTGCGCTCGAGCCGCTGCCACGCCAGGTCGTTCGGCGGCAGGCTCATGTAGTCGCGCGCGTCGGGGCGCGTCACCACCTGCATCAGCAGCGCGGCGTCGGCCACGGTGCGCGTCATGGGGCCGATCACGCGCGCGGCGGCGGGTGGGTCGACGGGGATGCGGCCCTGGCTGGGCTTGAGGCCGAACACGCCGCAGAAGCTGGCCGGAATGCGCACCGAGCCGCCGATGTCGGTGCCCAGGTGCAGCGGGCCATAGCCCGCAGCGGCGGCAGCGCCGGCCCCCGAGCTTGAGCCGCCGGTGTTGCGGCCCAGGTCCCATGGGTTGCGCGTGAGCGCGTGAAAGCTCGACGGCGCCGCGCCGAGAAAGCCGAAGTCGGGCATCGTCGTCTTGGTCACGATCACTGCACCGGCTTCGCGCAGGCGTGCGGCGGCGGGGGCGTCGGCCGCGGCGGGTGCCAGCACGGTGGCTGCGGTGCCGATCGGCGTGGGTGTGCCGCGCGTGGCGATGTTTTCCTTCAGCGTGACCGGCACGCCGTCGAGGTCGCCCTGCGGCTTGCCCTGCGCCCAGCGTGCCTCGGAGGCGCGGGCCGAGGCGAGCGCGGCTTCGGCGTCCAGGCCGTAGGTGGCGTGGATGTGCGGCTCCCAGCGCTCGATGCGCGCGAGCACGGCCTGCGTCACCTCGACCGGCGACAAGGCACGGTCACGGTAGTGTTCGAGCAACTGGAGGGCACTGAGTTCGTACAGGGGTGTTGTCATGGCTTCGCTTCTTCTTTGGGTGGTTGGATGAAGGTGGGTTGAAAAGACAAGAGGGCGACGGCGCTCAGCCGCCTCCGAACGCATAGCCCTGGCCGGGCGCCGCGGCCAGCAGCGTGCGCGTGTAGGCCTCGCGCGGCGACAGCAGCACGTCGTGCGCGCTGCCTTGCTCGACGATGCGGCCCTGGTGCATCACGATGAGTCGGTCGCAGATCTGGCTGGCCACGCGCAGGTCGTGCGTGATGAACAGAATGCCGATCGACAGCCGCTGCTGGATCTCCGCGAGCAGCTTCAATATCTGGTCCTGCACCGACACGTCGAGCGCCGACACGGCCTCGTCGGCGATCAGCACGCGCGGCTCGCAGGCCAGCGCGCGCGCAATGCACAGCCGCTGCCGCTGGCCGCCCGAGAACTCGCTCGGGTAGCGGTGCAGCACCTCGGGCTGCAGCCGCACCAGCGCCATCAGCTCCTCGGCGCGCTGCCAGGCCTTGGCGTGCGGCACACCGAAATTCACCGGCCCCTCGACGATCGACTGGCCCACCGTGCGGCGCGGGTTGAGCGAGCGGTTCGGGTCCTGGAACACGACCTGCACCATGCGCCGGAACGCCGAGCGCTGCGCGCCGCGCGAGCCCTCGATGCCCGGCACGCGGACGTCGCCGTCGGTCGGTTCGATCAGCCGCGCGATGCAGCGCGCCACGGTCGACTTGCCCGAGCCCGACTCGCCCACGATGCCCACCGTTTCGCCCGCATGCAGCTTCAGCGACACGTCGGCCGCCGCATGCACCGTGCGGCGCTTGCCGGGCCAGCTGCCCGTGCGGTAGACCTTGCCCACGCCGCGTGCATCGAGCAGCGGCGCCTTCGCTTCCACCGGCGCGCGCAGCACCGGTGCGAGCCGTGGCACGGCGTCGAGCAGCATGCGCGTGTAGGCCTCTTTCGGGCGGCGCAGCACCTCGTCCTTCGGGCCGCTCTCGACCTGCCGGCCCAGCTGCAGCACCACCACCTGGTCGGCGATGTCGGCCACCACGCCGAAGTCGTGCGTGATGAACAGCACGGCGGTGCCGTTCTCCTGCTGCATCTCGCGGATGAGCGAAAGAATTTCGGCCTGCGTGGTCACGTCGAGCGCGGTGGTGGGCTCGTCGCAGATCAGCAGTGCGGGGCGCAGGATCAGCGCGATGGCGATCACGATGCGCTGGCGCTGCCCGCCCGACAGCTGGTGCGGGTAGGCGTCGTAGATGCGCTGGGGCTCGGGCAGCCGCACGCGCTCGAAGATGGCCAGCACGCGCTCGCGGCGCGCCGCGGCGCCCAGCGTCGTGTGCTCGGCCAGGATCTCGTCGACCTGCGCGCCGCAGCGCATCACCGGGTTGAGCGCGGTCATCGGCTCCTGGAACACCATCGCCATGCGCGCGCCGCGCAGGGCGCGCAGCCGCGCCGGGCTGGCCGCGAGCACGTCTTCGCCCTGCACCTCGATGCGCCCGGCCGAGGGACGCAGCGACGCGGGCAGCAGGCCCATCGCGGCCTGCGCGATGACCGACTTGCCGGAGCCCGATTCGCCCAGCAGGCACACGACCTGGCCGGGCAAGACGTCGAACGAGATGCCATGCACCGCGTGCGCGCGGTCGGCACCGGCGGGCAGGTCGATGGCGAGGTCGCGCACCACGAGGCAGGGCGCCGCAGAAGCAGGGGACGTTGTGGATGTCATGGTCAGCCTCCGCGCGGTTTGAACTTGGGATCGAGTGCGTCGCGCAGACCGTCGCCGAGCATGTTCACGGCCAGCACCGTGAGCGCCAGGAAGAAGCCGGGCAGCAGCACGGTCGACGGGTGCGAGGTGAAGTGCGTGCGGCCTTCGGACATGATGTTTCCCCAGGTCGGCACGTCGGACGGCAGGCCGATGCCGAGGAACGACATCACCGCCTCCACCAGCATCGCCGCCGCGCAGATGAAGGTGCCCTGCACGATCAGCGGCGCCACCGTGTTGGGCAGGATGTGGCGCAGCATCAGCTTCCAGGTCGGCGTGTCGAGCGCAACGGCCGCCTCCACATACGGCTCTTCGCGCACCGACAGCACCACCGAGCGCACCAGCCGCGCCACGCGCGGCGTCTCGGGCACCACGATGGCCAGGATCACCGTGAGCAGGCTGGGCCGCCACACGGCCACCAGCACGATCGCGAACAGGATGCCGGGGATGGCCATCATCCCGTCCATCACCCGCATGATCACGCCGTCGAGCCGACGGAAGTAGCCCGCCACCATGCCCACCACGAGGCCGAACGCGACCGAGCCCAGCGCCACCGCCACGCCCACCGACAGCGAGATGCGCGCCCCGTAGGCCGTGCGGCTCCACAGGTCGCGGCCCATGCTGTCAGTGCCCAGCGGGAAGAAGCGCTCGAAGCTGTCGCCCGCGAGCGTGGTGAACTCGGTGCGCGCGCCGGGCGGCAGGTGCGAGTTCGCCGGGTCCATCGCGTTCGGATCGATGGTGTAGAGCCAGGGCGCGGCCACCGCCAGCAGCAGCATCGCGACCAGCAGGGCGCCGCCGACGCGCACGGCGCCGTTGGCGAGCAGGCGGCGCAGCAGCGACCGGGCCGGAGCCCGGGGCGCGGCGGGAGGAACCGCGGCCGAGGCAGGCGCGTCGTCGCGCAGGGAAATCGAAGTCATGGCGAGGCTTTCGAAAGGCGGTGTGAAGGCTGTCAGTAGCGGATGCGCGGATCGAGCAGCAGGTAGCTCAGGTCCACCAGCAGGTTGACCACCACGTAGACGAGCGAGAAGAAGAGGGTGATGCCCTGGATCAGCGGGTAGTCGCGCGAGAGCACGGCGTCCACCGTGAGCTGGCCGAGGCCGGGGATCGCGTAGATCGTTTCGGTGACCACCACCCCGCCGATCAGGCCCGCCACGCTCAGGCCGATGACGGTGGCGATCGGCACGGCCGCGTTGGCCAGCGCGTGGCGCAGCAGCATGCGCCACTCCGAGATGCCCTTGGCGCGCGCGGTGCGCACGTAGTCTTCGGTGAGCGCCTCCGACACCGCCGCGCGCGTGACCCGCGCAATGAGTGCCGCGTACATCACGGCCAGCGTGACGCAGGGCAGCGCCAGGTGGCGCAGCCACGGGCCGACGCCGTCGCCGATGCGCTGGTAGCCCTGCGAGGGCAGCCAGCCGAGCTGCATCGAGAACAGCCAGATCATCACGTAGCCGGCCACGAACACCGGCACCGAAAAGCCGAGCACCGACGCGCCCATGATGAAGCGGTCGAGCCGGCCGCCGCGCTGCGACGCCGCGAGCACGCCGAGCGGCACGGCGATCAGCACCGTGAGCACCACCGTCACCGCCGCCACCGAGAGCGTGGGCTCCAGGCGCTGGCCGATCAGGTCGGTCACGCGCATCCGGTAGAAGAACGAATAGCCGAGGTCGCCGCGCAGCACCTGGCCGAGCCAGTGCACGAACTGCGTCACGATCGATGCGTCCAGGCCCAGCTGCGCGCGGATGCGTGCGATGTCCTGCGCATTGGCCGCATCGCCCGCGATGGCCGCCGCCGGATCGCCGGGCGTCATGCGCAGCAGCAGGAAGACGATGACGGCCACGATCAGGAGCACGGGCGCGGTGGCCAGTCCGCGGCGCAACAGGAAGTGGAGCATGTGAATCAGGTCCGTGACGAAGGGCCGGGCGTCCGGCGCGGGCAAAGGAAGTCCCGCCCGGCTGCCGCGCAAGGCGCAGCCGGTCAGGGGTGTCGATCAGAAAGGGGAGCGAGGCGGTAGCGCCCGCCTGTTTACGGCGCCGTCTTCTTGCGCACGTTCCAGTACAGCACCGCCGGTGAGGGCAGCAGGCCGGTGATCGTGCCGCGGCGCACGGCCGTGGGCGCCTTGCCTTCGCCGAGCGGCGCGAGCACGCCGTGCTCGAGCACGACCTGCTGGATCTGCGTGGCAATTTCCTTGCGCTGCGCGAGGTCGGCGGTGGCGATGAACTTCGTCTTCAGTGCCTCGAGCTCGGGCACGACGGGCCAGCCGAAGTAGCCCTGGTCGCCGTTGCCGGTCAACGGGCTGTAGCTGATGGGGCTGCTTGCGTCCACGCCACCCCAGAAGGTGATGAAGGCGTTCCAGCCGCCGTTCTCGGGCAGGTCTTTCTTGGCGCGACGGGTCACGAGCGTGGCCCAGTCGGTGGTCTGCACGTCGACGTTGAAGCCCACCTGCTTGAGCAGCTGACCGTACACCGC
Encoded here:
- a CDS encoding ABC transporter permease, with the protein product MLHFLLRRGLATAPVLLIVAVIVFLLLRMTPGDPAAAIAGDAANAQDIARIRAQLGLDASIVTQFVHWLGQVLRGDLGYSFFYRMRVTDLIGQRLEPTLSVAAVTVVLTVLIAVPLGVLAASQRGGRLDRFIMGASVLGFSVPVFVAGYVMIWLFSMQLGWLPSQGYQRIGDGVGPWLRHLALPCVTLAVMYAALIARVTRAAVSEALTEDYVRTARAKGISEWRMLLRHALANAAVPIATVIGLSVAGLIGGVVVTETIYAIPGLGQLTVDAVLSRDYPLIQGITLFFSLVYVVVNLLVDLSYLLLDPRIRY
- a CDS encoding dipeptide ABC transporter ATP-binding protein → MTSTTSPASAAPCLVVRDLAIDLPAGADRAHAVHGISFDVLPGQVVCLLGESGSGKSVIAQAAMGLLPASLRPSAGRIEVQGEDVLAASPARLRALRGARMAMVFQEPMTALNPVMRCGAQVDEILAEHTTLGAAARRERVLAIFERVRLPEPQRIYDAYPHQLSGGQRQRIVIAIALILRPALLICDEPTTALDVTTQAEILSLIREMQQENGTAVLFITHDFGVVADIADQVVVLQLGRQVESGPKDEVLRRPKEAYTRMLLDAVPRLAPVLRAPVEAKAPLLDARGVGKVYRTGSWPGKRRTVHAAADVSLKLHAGETVGIVGESGSGKSTVARCIARLIEPTDGDVRVPGIEGSRGAQRSAFRRMVQVVFQDPNRSLNPRRTVGQSIVEGPVNFGVPHAKAWQRAEELMALVRLQPEVLHRYPSEFSGGQRQRLCIARALACEPRVLIADEAVSALDVSVQDQILKLLAEIQQRLSIGILFITHDLRVASQICDRLIVMHQGRIVEQGSAHDVLLSPREAYTRTLLAAAPGQGYAFGGG
- a CDS encoding ABC transporter permease gives rise to the protein MTSISLRDDAPASAAVPPAAPRAPARSLLRRLLANGAVRVGGALLVAMLLLAVAAPWLYTIDPNAMDPANSHLPPGARTEFTTLAGDSFERFFPLGTDSMGRDLWSRTAYGARISLSVGVAVALGSVAFGLVVGMVAGYFRRLDGVIMRVMDGMMAIPGILFAIVLVAVWRPSLLTVILAIVVPETPRVARLVRSVVLSVREEPYVEAAVALDTPTWKLMLRHILPNTVAPLIVQGTFICAAAMLVEAVMSFLGIGLPSDVPTWGNIMSEGRTHFTSHPSTVLLPGFFLALTVLAVNMLGDGLRDALDPKFKPRGG
- a CDS encoding amidase, with the translated sequence MTTPLYELSALQLLEHYRDRALSPVEVTQAVLARIERWEPHIHATYGLDAEAALASARASEARWAQGKPQGDLDGVPVTLKENIATRGTPTPIGTAATVLAPAAADAPAAARLREAGAVIVTKTTMPDFGFLGAAPSSFHALTRNPWDLGRNTGGSSSGAGAAAAAGYGPLHLGTDIGGSVRIPASFCGVFGLKPSQGRIPVDPPAAARVIGPMTRTVADAALLMQVVTRPDARDYMSLPPNDLAWQRLERNVKGLRIGLWTETMGVWPIDAEVKEAVLAAARLFEQAGAIVEPLADWSTLDMRMGMAHFFTMRCRVDLATMPPERAKLAAGYIHQAAEFAASLTPEDTFRAFTRMQALRAATVAATQPFDYVLSPVSPVLPFAADAINSGSENPLKDSHFTSVFNQSEQPAASINCGHAKNGLPIGLQIAGRRFDDLGVLQMARFYESVRPAQARWPEPV